Part of the Sporomusa termitida genome, GATAATCTTTCCACCTGTTCCAGGGTGGCAAACTGGACAATAAACTGCGGCTCCAGCCCCAGGCGGTTCAGCAGGCGGATAACCTGCGCCCTGCCAACACCGGCAAAATTAATGATATTCACCAAATCAGGCCGTTTTTGCTGTGCCGGTTTTACAATATAAGCCAACAGGGCATGGAAGGCGGCATCAAAGCCGGATGCCCACAGCTTGGAGCAGAGCCCTTCGCAGTGAACCGGCACCAACGGCACAGGGATTTCTTTTTCCATTCTTTTAAAATTCCACTGACATCCTCGCCAATAATGCCGGACACGCAGGACGTTGTCACAAAAATGACTTTCGGCTTGAAACGCCGAATCCTTTACCGAGCCCTTATACGCAATAATAGCAGACAGCCGGGTCTCTCTCACCTTTGCTTCTGTTACTTTTAAGTTAATGGCCATTACACTCCGCCTCTTTCCCGTTTTCCATCTGAATTAATACTTCCGATTGCTGGATTGCTCGCAGGAGACCTGGCCGGGCTCTGCGCCGTCTCTGTCAAGCCGGCAACTGTTTGATTAACCGACGGTGCCGGGGGACTGTTGTCCCCCGGACCATCCAGTCCAGCTAGTTGGAAAACTCCTTAGTAACCAGATCGTTTATACTTAGCTGCCCTTCTTTCAGAAAACCGTCTTTGACAAGATCGTCAATCCAGGGTTGAAGCAATCTGTCCGGAATGCCCTTGCTGGTATAATAATAGTGAACCGCATTGACCGGCTGCCCGATATAATCCCCGGTCAGTTTAATGGCTTCGTATTCATTTTTCGGATCGACGCTCCAGGCGTTAGCTTTTCGGATCGCACGGACAAAGCGCGCTACGGCCTCCGGGTTTTCCTCAATAAATTTTTCCCTAAAATAATAAGCTCCGGTTCCCGCCGCTTCCCCAAGACCGGTGTCCAGCGTGTCAAATACTTGCAGCAGCTTGGAATCCGCCGCCAGCTTGTAAAAGGGAGGGTGAACCCCGACAATATCCAGATTGCCCTGTTGGGCAGCCTGCAGAGCCGCTGTATCGCTATCAAAAGATACGAATTGAATGTGCTCCCGGCCATAGCCTAAATGATCAAAAGCGTTGTCGGCGATAAATGTCGTACAAATAGGCTTCGTACCGTTAATCGTAACCTTCTTGTTTTCGCTTTTTCTCAGTTCAACCAATTCCGCCAGGGAGCTGACCCCCAGTTTCGGACTCAGATAATAGCGCATATGCCGGTATTTCGGATCCACGTCCGGGGTGGGGTCAACACCGTTTAAAGTGACCGCTTTAATTTTGGCGCCGGCGGCGATATACGTAGCCAGCGCGTTGATATGGGCTGTTGCAACATCATTTGTTCCGTTTAACACCGAAGGCAATATCTGCGGGGTTTTCAATTCACCGGTGTATTCAACATTCAACCCTTCCTCGGCAAAAAAGCCTTTTTTCTCGGCAACGACCCAGGGCGTGGAACCGCAGTTCTTTTTGGTATCAGTCTTAATTGTCAGCACCTTTTTCCCGGAAGCGGCCGGGTCAAAGCCGCCGCTCTTTAAGTCCCTTAAGCCAACAGCTCCCTGTATTTCAGATCCCGTTGAAATCCCCTTCTTTGTTTGTCCATAAAAGCTGCCAATCCCGATTGCCACCGCCAGAACTGCTGTCACAGCCCCGATAATGATAAATTTCTTTTTTTGACCCCTGTCAGCCATATTTTTTTGCCTCCTTATTTGTGCTTATGTTTATTTCAATCCGGTTCATCCGGACTTGTTTTCCCGGCGGCTTAGCTCAGTTGCGAAGCCTCTTTCCAGACCAGGAAACGTTTTTTCAGCCGGGCAAAAGTAACGTTGACCCCAATTGCCAGTATGGTAATATAGAGAACGATACCGTACATTAAGGCCAGCTCATATCTATGCGTGGAGCTGATATAGAACCAGCCAAGACCGGTGCTGGCGCCAATCACCTCCGAAGCGATGATCATAAAGAAAGCAATTTGCGCCGCTATCTCAATGCCGATAAAAATATTGGGCAAGGCGTAGGGCAAGATGACTTTGCGCAACAATTCCCAGCGGGTTGTTCCCATGGAGCGGGCCGCCTTTAGCAGATTGCGGTCCATATTGCGCGCGCCGGTCATCGTATTGAAAAGCACTGGCCACAAGGTGGACCAAAATATGACCACTACTTTCTCCAGCGTACCGATGCCGAAAAAAATCATAAAGATGGGAATAATCGCAAAAGGATTCAATTTTTCACATGTGCGCAGAAAAGGCAGCAGGGCCTTCTCCGCCGATTCGAAAAAAGTTCCCAGCAAAAATCCGAGGGGCACGCCGATCAGCACAGACAGACTAAAACCCATGACGACCCGTTCCAAACTGATCAGTGTCTGTTCCCACAATATGCCCGAAGCCGCCACTTTGAAGAGGGCTATTATGGCATCGGAGGCTGGGGAAATAACCCCCTCGGGGATTAGACGGGGTCCAAATTCCCAAAAAATAAAGAACAAAATAATCGAACTGCTGTTAAAGGCCAACCTTTGCAGTTTAGGCAGCAAAAGTTTCATGTAGCGGATACCTCCTCTGGATAATTTTATACTTGCCGTCGTTCCGCTGTTCAGGCGGCAGCTCTTTTCATCTCTTGGGGAAACTCCTGCTCCTGCCAATAGAGCACAATGCTCTCCAAAGTTTCAAGCGCATAATTCAAAACAAAACCTACGCCTGCGACCAGGATAGCGCCCAAGTAGATCCGCTCTACAAAGCCCATGCTTTCCGCATTGTGAATCATCCAGCCCAACCCGGAATCCGCCCCCATACTCTCAGCGCCGATCAGCATAAAGAAGCTCATCGTCAAACCCGTCCGCACGCCGGAAATAATGGTCGGCATGGCGCCGGGCAGCACGATTTTAAAAAAGATTTCCAGCTTATTGGCATTCAGCGCTCTACCGGCCCTGATTAAGAGAGTATCCACATTTTGAATGCCTACTATTGTCGTAAACAGGATCGGCCAAAAGGAAGACCAGAAAATAACGAGTTGAATACCACCCTCGCCAACCCCCACGATAATGACAAAAATCGGGAACAAGATAAACGGCGGGATACTGGAGAGAAAAATCGTCAATGGCCTGAGAAATCTGGCCAGCCAGGGCAATGCTCCGGCCAGAATAAAGCCCAGCGGCAACGCCAGCAAGGTAGCCAGGAAAAAACCGGTAAAGACCCGCTTGAGGCTGATCGAAATGTAAATCAGGACATTGGGCAATCCTAAATCGATCGCTGTCCGGATAACCCGGGACAGCGGGGGGAGAAATACATCGCTGGCCCAGCCTAACCGTGGTGCTATTTCCCACAAAATTAACACCAAAAGATATAAATAAACCCCGAAGAGCTTGTTATGGACTGTTTTTATAATCTTTTTCATACGTTCCTCCTTAGCCTTATAACTAATCAGCCGAATTAGCTTGATTTTAGGCAATTTTCGCCATTCACACACCGGCAATACCGGCAAAGCTCCGGCCGCGGCCTCCTGGCGACCCGACGGCGACATTCTTTCAGTTCAATCCGCTGCCTGCTCACAACACATTTCCCTCCCTGCTTTTTCGTTCCTGTGTTAATCCCCGCCCTTGCCCCTCCTTATATTAAAACTAAAGGCAGAAAGAAAATTCTTTCTGCCTTTAGTTTTTAACTAATCAGCCCGTGCACCTGATTTAATGCAATTATCCGCCATCATACACCCGGCGATACCGGCAAAACTCGGCCGCAGCCTCATGGCGACACCGACGGCGACATTCTTTCAGTTTATTTCTTATTTCGCTGCCTGCTCACAACACTTTTCCCTCCAGCTTTTTCGTTCCTGCGTTATCCCCGCCCTTACCCCTCCTTATATTGAAACTAAAGGCAGAAAGAAAATTCTTTCTGCCTTTAGTTTTTAACTAATCAGCCCGTGCACCTGATTTTTATGCAATTATCCGCCATCATACACCGGCAATACCGGCAAAGCTTCAGCCGCGGCCTCATCACGATAAAATAAAGGCTGTATCCCGTTAAGGAACACAGCCTCTAGTTTAATTCCAGTCAGCAATTAGTACTCTATTATATTGATACTATAATAAACCGTCTCTTCCCAGTTGTCAATCTCATCATTGCATTTATTTTTAGGGGATATGAAAATTCCAGCTAGGTGCAGCGCAAAGATATTCACCTATTTTACCCCAGTTATGGCAGGTATTAATCAAATAAATGTGGAAACTGTAATAAAAAAAGAACCAGAGGTGTTGTACATTTGCATCATATTGGCATTCTCCAGTTAACCCAAAACCTTGACGACGCCGTGCACGGCTTTAAAGCCGGCCTGGCAGAGCAAAACCTGACCGCTGAATTTTATTATGTGAACGCCGACGGTGCCGTAAGCGACCTGCCGCGGCTGGCCGGCAAGCTGGCAGAGCAAAAAGTAAACCTGATCTTTGCTTGTTCAACCCCGGCCGCGCAGGCGGCTGTACAATTAGACGGCACTATTCCGGTGGTATTCACGCCGGTGTTTGATCCGGTCGGCGCAGCCCTGGCCCGGACACTGGACAAACCGGGCGGCAAAGCTACCGGCGTGGCCGGCATGGTCCCGGCTGCCGCTAAGGCTGCTTTTATCCGGGAACTGCTGCCTGCCGCCAAAACCATCGGCATTTTGTACCATACCGGTGACACCAACGCCCTGCTGGAGACAGCAAATTTCAAACAGGCAGCCAGCGAACTATTCACCCTGGTGGACCTGCCTGCCGACAAGCCGGCAGATCTGTCGGTACTGCCTGACAGACTCCCCCCCGGCCTGGATGCTTTATTTTTGCCAATTGGCCGGATCATCGAAGAAAACTTTGCCAGCGTGGCCTATTATGCCGAAGCAGCCAATCTGCCGGTTATTACCTCGCACGCCCCCAATGTGCCGTCAGGGGCGTTAGGGGCGCTGGTGGCTAATCATTACGAACTGGGCCGGGCCTGCGCCGTTAAAGCTGCTCAGATTCTGGCCGGCGCCAAACCGGGCGATATTCCTGTCGGTCTTGTCGATCGGCCGGAAGTTCAGCTTAATGCCTTTGTTGCCGCCAATTTAGGCATTGAACTGCCCCCGCCCCTGCTGGCACAGGCTAAAGAGATATTTGAATAATTGACTATATAAAATCTGGAGTGAAATATACATGCTGCTAACCCCGCAATCTGTCGAACTGCTGGCCCCGGCCGGCACCTGGGAGGTGCTTGAAGCCGCGGTTGCCGCCGGCGCTGACGCTGTATACCTCGGCGGCAAGCGTTTTAATATGCGCCTGCACCGCACTGATACCAATTTTGATGATGAAAAACTGGCCCGGGCCGTACAATATGCCCACAAGCACAAGGTTCGCCTCTACATCACCGTTAATAACCTGATCAGCGAGCGGGAAATCCCCGGCATGCGCGATTACCTCCGGCTATTGAACCAGCTGCAGCCGGATGCGCTGATTGTTCAGGACCTGGCTGTTCTCGAGCTGTCACGGCAGCTAAATATGACCGTGCCGCTCCATGCCTCGGTCATGATGAATACCCATAATGAACATTCCATAAAAACGCTGATGGATTACGGCATAACCCGGGTGGTAACCAATCGCGAGCTGACGCTGACTCAGCTCAGGCTGCTTAAAGAACGTACCGGTATTGAACTTGAATATTTTGTCCATGGCGACATGTGTGTGGCTCACAGCGGCCAGTGTTACCACTCCGGCATCGTTTTCGGCCAAAGTTCAAACCGTGGCCGCTGCCTAAAACCCTGCCGCTGGCCATATCAGCTGATCGACAGTGCTACCGGCCGGCCGGCAGCCGCCGACCCTGGCCCTTATAAGCTGGCAATGAAGGATATGTGTATGTACAACGCCTTGCCGGAGCTCATTCAGGCTGGCGTATGCTCCTTCAAGATTGAAGGCCGCATGCGCACCGCCGCTTTTGTCAGCCGCATCGTAAAACTCTATCGCCAGGCAATAGACCGCTATATTGCCGACCCCACCGGTTATTCCTTGGACCCTGCCGGCTGGCAGGAACTATATGCTTACCGTTCCCGGGACTTTTCTACCTGCTATGCGCTTGGCAATCCCGGCGCCAGCTCGATCGGCTACACCGGCGAACGGGAGCCGCGCTTTTTCAGTCAGGCAGTCCAAGAGGCCGGGCTGGCCGTTCCTGCGGTCTTGCCGGCAGCCAGTATCCCCCCCCGGCCAACTGTCAGTCAGTTCCCGGCTGAACGCCCTACACTGGCAGTACGGGTTGCCGGAATTGCGGCACTGGCCGCCGCCTTTGAAAACGGTGCCGACGTTGCCTACATTGGCGGTGAGGCTTTCAAGCCGGAGGAACCCCTGACCTTACAGGAGATTAAGCAGGCTATTACCCTGGCCGGCCAATATAACACACAGGTTATTGTTACCACCCCCCGTATTACGATGGAACGGGAAACAGGTGAACTTGAGCAGTTATTTACCTGCCTTGAGGCCGTTAAACCCCACGGCCTGCTGGTTGCGAACAGCGGCATGCTGCGTCTGGCCCGGCAAACCACCAGTCTGCCGGTTCAGGCTGATTTTTCGTTCAACCTGTTCAATCACCTGACTACAGCCTGGCTTAAAGCCAATGGGGCCAGTAAGGCCACCATTTCCCTGGAGGCTGCTTTTGAACAAATTGCCGAACTGGCTCCCGGCAGCCACCTGCCGCTGGAAATTATTGTCCATGGTGCCCTGGAAGCCATGGTGCTAGATCATTGCGTACCGTCTGCAGTCCTGGCAGGAGCACCTGCTCACGCCTGCTCCCAGTTGTATCCGTCACAGCACTATGCGCTATTGGACAGTGCCGGCGAACGGCATGACATTAAGATCGATCAGTATGCCCGCAACCACATCCTGTTTGCCAAAGACCTTTGCCTGCTGACCCATTTACCCGCACTGCTCAGCACCGGTATCAGCAACTACCGGATTGAAGGTCAGCATTACCGGCCGGAGCTTGTCGGGCTGCTTACCGCCGCCTACCGGACCGAGCTTGACAGGCTGAGTGCCGGTGATGCCGGCAGTTTTGATAAAAACCTGCTCAGCAGGCTGGGAGCGGCCAGCCCCCGAAAATTGGGCATCGGTGCTTTCCGCTACCGTCTATCCAGATAATACTACCGCTGTATCAATTAACCAGAGAGGTGAAACCATGACTGACATAAACAGCACACCCTACATCGGACCGGAAGAAGTCGTCCGGAAAAAGAAAGAATATATCATTCCCTGTGTTTACCATTTCTACGCGCAACCGATGCAGCTGGTCAGGGGCGAGATGCAGTACCTGTATGATCATACCGGCAGGCAGTATCTTGACTGCTTTGCCGGTGTATCTGTTGTCAACTGCGGGCACTGTCACCCCGAAATTACACAAGCGATCTGCGACCAGGTTACTACTCTCCAGCATACCTGTACAATCTACCTTACCGAAAACATTGTTAATCTGGCTGAGAACCTGGCCCAAATCACACCAGGCCGTCTGCAAAAAACCTTTTTTTGCGCCAGCGGTACTGAAGCCAATGAAGGAGCCGCCCTGCTGGCCTCGCTTTATACCGGCAGGCAGGAGTTTATCAGCCTGCGGCAGGGACTCCACGGCCGTACCAAGTTGACTATGAGCCTTACCGGCCTGTCCATGTGGCGCACTGATACCAGCCCGGTCGGCGGTATCAGCTTTGCCCCTAATGCCTATTGCTATCGCTGTCCTTATGGCAAACGTCATCCCGAATGTGACTTAGCTTGTGCCAATGAGCTTGAAGCGGTAATCAAAACGGCCACGTCCGGCCGGGTAGCAGCGTTGATTGCCGAGCCTATTCAGGGCAACGGCGGCATTATTACCCCGCCCCCCGGCTATTTTAAGCGGGTAAAAGAAATTCTTGCCCACCATAATATCCTGCTGATTATTGACGAAGTCCAGACAGGCTTTGGCCGTACCGGCAAGATGTTCGCCATTGAGCATTATGGCGTTGAACCTGATATTATGACCATGGCCAAAGCCCTCGGCAACGGGACCCCGGTCGGTGCCTTTACTTCCCGTTCCGAAATTGCCGATGCCTATACCCGTCCCGGTGCTTCGACGCTGGGCGGCAATCCGGTAACCTCGGCTGCCGCCCTCGCAACCCTTAAGGTGTTAACAAAGTATAACCTGCCTGATCGGGCCGCAGAACTCGGCCGCTATCTAAAATGCGGCCTGACCGAGCTGCAAAAGCAACATCCGCTGATTGGTGATATCCGCGGTCATGGTCTTATGGTGGGGGCTGAACTCGTGAACCCTGACAAATCGCCGGCAGCAGCGCAGCTTGATGTTATCCTTGAACATATGAAAGCCCGGGGGATTCTCATCGGTAAAAACGGGCCGGAACGCAATGTCATGGCCTTCCAGCCGCCGCTTGTCATCACCCGCGCTGACCTGGATAATATGCTCAACCAACTGGCCGAGGTATTGAAGCTGCTGGCTTAATTGATATCGCGGCTTGGAAACGTCCCGCTAACCGGGACGTTTTTTGCATTTACTGTAAGTCCCATTCCCTAACTTTGCAGGCCCCGTACTGAACGCTGTTTCTTCCGGGTACGGGCATCTTTAAGACCAGGCGTAAGCGGTACTATTGCCAGACGGCGTTCCCGGGGCGCTGCAAGGCGGACAACATGGGCAGCCCCCATGACCAAAGCAAACCCGCCCCAGAAAGCAATAAAGACTTTGCCGGCGGTTGATCCCAGGAACACAGGCAGGT contains:
- a CDS encoding nitrogenase component 1 — translated: MAINLKVTEAKVRETRLSAIIAYKGSVKDSAFQAESHFCDNVLRVRHYWRGCQWNFKRMEKEIPVPLVPVHCEGLCSKLWASGFDAAFHALLAYIVKPAQQKRPDLVNIINFAGVGRAQVIRLLNRLGLEPQFIVQFATLEQVERLSRFRWANGQ
- a CDS encoding ABC transporter substrate-binding protein, with product MADRGQKKKFIIIGAVTAVLAVAIGIGSFYGQTKKGISTGSEIQGAVGLRDLKSGGFDPAASGKKVLTIKTDTKKNCGSTPWVVAEKKGFFAEEGLNVEYTGELKTPQILPSVLNGTNDVATAHINALATYIAAGAKIKAVTLNGVDPTPDVDPKYRHMRYYLSPKLGVSSLAELVELRKSENKKVTINGTKPICTTFIADNAFDHLGYGREHIQFVSFDSDTAALQAAQQGNLDIVGVHPPFYKLAADSKLLQVFDTLDTGLGEAAGTGAYYFREKFIEENPEAVARFVRAIRKANAWSVDPKNEYEAIKLTGDYIGQPVNAVHYYYTSKGIPDRLLQPWIDDLVKDGFLKEGQLSINDLVTKEFSN
- a CDS encoding ABC transporter permease, with amino-acid sequence MKLLLPKLQRLAFNSSSIILFFIFWEFGPRLIPEGVISPASDAIIALFKVAASGILWEQTLISLERVVMGFSLSVLIGVPLGFLLGTFFESAEKALLPFLRTCEKLNPFAIIPIFMIFFGIGTLEKVVVIFWSTLWPVLFNTMTGARNMDRNLLKAARSMGTTRWELLRKVILPYALPNIFIGIEIAAQIAFFMIIASEVIGASTGLGWFYISSTHRYELALMYGIVLYITILAIGVNVTFARLKKRFLVWKEASQLS
- a CDS encoding ABC transporter permease, encoding MKKIIKTVHNKLFGVYLYLLVLILWEIAPRLGWASDVFLPPLSRVIRTAIDLGLPNVLIYISISLKRVFTGFFLATLLALPLGFILAGALPWLARFLRPLTIFLSSIPPFILFPIFVIIVGVGEGGIQLVIFWSSFWPILFTTIVGIQNVDTLLIRAGRALNANKLEIFFKIVLPGAMPTIISGVRTGLTMSFFMLIGAESMGADSGLGWMIHNAESMGFVERIYLGAILVAGVGFVLNYALETLESIVLYWQEQEFPQEMKRAAA
- a CDS encoding ABC transporter substrate-binding protein, with product MHHIGILQLTQNLDDAVHGFKAGLAEQNLTAEFYYVNADGAVSDLPRLAGKLAEQKVNLIFACSTPAAQAAVQLDGTIPVVFTPVFDPVGAALARTLDKPGGKATGVAGMVPAAAKAAFIRELLPAAKTIGILYHTGDTNALLETANFKQAASELFTLVDLPADKPADLSVLPDRLPPGLDALFLPIGRIIEENFASVAYYAEAANLPVITSHAPNVPSGALGALVANHYELGRACAVKAAQILAGAKPGDIPVGLVDRPEVQLNAFVAANLGIELPPPLLAQAKEIFE
- a CDS encoding peptidase U32 family protein codes for the protein MLLTPQSVELLAPAGTWEVLEAAVAAGADAVYLGGKRFNMRLHRTDTNFDDEKLARAVQYAHKHKVRLYITVNNLISEREIPGMRDYLRLLNQLQPDALIVQDLAVLELSRQLNMTVPLHASVMMNTHNEHSIKTLMDYGITRVVTNRELTLTQLRLLKERTGIELEYFVHGDMCVAHSGQCYHSGIVFGQSSNRGRCLKPCRWPYQLIDSATGRPAAADPGPYKLAMKDMCMYNALPELIQAGVCSFKIEGRMRTAAFVSRIVKLYRQAIDRYIADPTGYSLDPAGWQELYAYRSRDFSTCYALGNPGASSIGYTGEREPRFFSQAVQEAGLAVPAVLPAASIPPRPTVSQFPAERPTLAVRVAGIAALAAAFENGADVAYIGGEAFKPEEPLTLQEIKQAITLAGQYNTQVIVTTPRITMERETGELEQLFTCLEAVKPHGLLVANSGMLRLARQTTSLPVQADFSFNLFNHLTTAWLKANGASKATISLEAAFEQIAELAPGSHLPLEIIVHGALEAMVLDHCVPSAVLAGAPAHACSQLYPSQHYALLDSAGERHDIKIDQYARNHILFAKDLCLLTHLPALLSTGISNYRIEGQHYRPELVGLLTAAYRTELDRLSAGDAGSFDKNLLSRLGAASPRKLGIGAFRYRLSR
- a CDS encoding aspartate aminotransferase family protein, yielding MTDINSTPYIGPEEVVRKKKEYIIPCVYHFYAQPMQLVRGEMQYLYDHTGRQYLDCFAGVSVVNCGHCHPEITQAICDQVTTLQHTCTIYLTENIVNLAENLAQITPGRLQKTFFCASGTEANEGAALLASLYTGRQEFISLRQGLHGRTKLTMSLTGLSMWRTDTSPVGGISFAPNAYCYRCPYGKRHPECDLACANELEAVIKTATSGRVAALIAEPIQGNGGIITPPPGYFKRVKEILAHHNILLIIDEVQTGFGRTGKMFAIEHYGVEPDIMTMAKALGNGTPVGAFTSRSEIADAYTRPGASTLGGNPVTSAAALATLKVLTKYNLPDRAAELGRYLKCGLTELQKQHPLIGDIRGHGLMVGAELVNPDKSPAAAQLDVILEHMKARGILIGKNGPERNVMAFQPPLVITRADLDNMLNQLAEVLKLLA